The following coding sequences lie in one Gouania willdenowi unplaced genomic scaffold, fGouWil2.1 scaffold_340_arrow_ctg1, whole genome shotgun sequence genomic window:
- the LOC114459742 gene encoding mitochondrial coenzyme A transporter SLC25A42-like, with translation MGSGVREQRASLSQQEVLQRAPYTHTEGVKNSRSVLNSLFSGALAGAVAKTAVAPLDRTKIIFQVSSARFSAKEAYRLIYRTYLKDGFFSLWRGNSATMVRVIPYAAIQFCAHEQYKARLGSYYGFQGAALPPLPRLLAGSMAGTTATMLTYPLDMVRARMAVTPKEMYSNILHVFVRISREEGLKTLYRGFAPTMLGVVPYAGLSFFTYETLKKLHAEHSGRSQPYSYERLAFGACAGLIGQSASYPLDVVRRRMQTAGVTGHTYGSVLGTMRDIVSEEGLIRGLYKGLSMNWVKGPIAVGISFTTFDLTQILLRKLHQMGYIGR, from the exons ATGGGGAGTGGAGTCAGGGAGCAGCGGGCATCACTTTCACAACAAGAAGTGCTGCAGAGGGctccttacacacacacagag GGAGTGAAGAACTCTCGCTCAGTGCTGAACTCTCTGTTCTCTGGAGCTTTAGCTGGAGCTGTGGCCAAGACCGCCGTCGCCCCATTGGACAGAACCAAAATCATCTTTCAAG tgtCTTCAGCTCGATTTTCTGCTAAG GAAGCCTACAGGCTCATCTATCGCACCTACCTGAAAGATGGCTTCTTCAGCCTGTGGAGGGGAAACTCTGCCACCATGGTGCGCGTCATCCCCTACGCCGCCATCCAGTTCTGTGCCCACGAGCAGTACAAGGCTCGGCTGGGTAGCTACTACGGCTTCCAGGGGGC GGCCCTGCCTCCGCTTCCACGGTTACTGGCGGGATCGATGGCGGGGACGACTGCCACCATGCTGACGTATCCTCTGGACATGGTGCGAGCCAGGATGGCCGTGACGCCCAAGGAAAT GTACAGCAACATCCTTCACGTGTTTGTGAGAATTTCCCGAGAGGAAGGTTTAAAAACTCTGTATCGAGGTTTCGCTCCCACCATGTTGGGCGTGGTCCCCTATGCTGGCCTCAGCTTCTTCACATACGAGACACTGAAAAAACTACACGCAG AACACAGCGGACGCTCTCAGCCGTACTCGTATGAGCGCCTGGCGTTCGGAGCGTGCGCGGGCCTCATCGGTCAGTCGGCCTCCTACCCTCTGGACGTGGTGCGGCGCCGCATGCAGACGGCGGGCGTGACGGGCCACACGTACGGCTCTGTGCTGGGCACCATGAGGGACATCGTGTCGGAGGAGGGGCTTATCAGAGGACTCTACAAAGGCCTCAGCATGAACTGGGTCAAAGGGCCCATCGCCGTGGGAATCAGCTTCACAACCTTTGATCTCACGCAGATCCTCCTCAGGAAGCTGCATCAGATGGGCTACATAGGACGATAG